tgtAGACTTCAGGTGGCTTGTCCATAGGTGTTAACATCACAACTTCCATTATTGTTTGATATGATAGAATAGAAGCTAGTCTTGTTACAAGGGTTAACTGACAAAACACACATGCAATAGAGTTCTACTAATCGTCTTGCATAATATATGTCATAATTTAGGAGCAGTGGAAGTATAAATAGCGCCTCAAGAATGTGTTATTGTATATAACAAAGAAATTTGTATTGGTCATACTAAATGGATTGAAACGAGTAACTTAACTTGGAGTATGACTCAGTCCAGTTATTGATTTGTAGATAAAATCAGGTTGAGTGTGGTTAGTTGCAACGGTGTGTCCCTATGATCTCCCCCATCACTTTCAATGATCTTCACGTTGCCATTAATGGTATGGCGAGGTTTCTTATAGAAAGGCTATTGTACATCGCCGTTGACAAGTTAATTATGTTGCTGATGTTGTTCCCATGGTTACATTTTTGGGCTTTATATATGGATCtgttatattggatttttttttttttttttttgcttgttcTTATTATATGAAGTTCGTCACCCTACATTTTGCTTCAATATACTaaatatttgttgctttatttcATCTCATATTACTGAGTTTCTATTCACTCTAATTATTTTTGTAACTAAACTTGGACTAAATCATATATAGAAGcgctttttccattttttatctttctttgaaaaaatatcCGACTCTCTTGCcctttatatattttaaatagttTCTGTTTTGTCCATCCACTAACAGGTTCAACTATATCTAAGGGTGATATTGGGACTGGAATTTTGGTCTAAGGATTTCTGGTACACCAAGGTGGAAATGGTTTGTATTTAGATGCAAGAGTTTTCTTAGCATTTTTGCAAATGGGGCTGCATCAATACAAATTGTGATACAACTAAAAGGATTGTATTGGACCTTCAAGAGCTAAGCGACAAAGTtacaaatagaagaaaagaaagtttgcaaacATGGATgcaaaagaatcaaagaatgatATGAACATTGGGAGTTTTTTTCCACAGTATTCTACAACCATTTTTCTCCATGGATTTTCTGCTTCTTCACACTtagtttttttattagttttatcCATTTTCTGGGCTTACAAGAGGCGCACTATGGCTACCCTCGAAAATTCAAAACCCCTGTTGAAGAATACATACTTTTTATACTATAGATCAACCCTTGTATCTTGCATTTGTCTATCTTGTTGTGATCTTCTCCTATTTATGTTGAACTCTCTCTCTGGGTATAAACGTGGTTGGCCTGATCTAAAGCTTTTTGCCCAATTCGATTTTGCATTTAGAACACTCACTTGGTTTGTGATCTCTGCTTATTTGTGCATCCATTTTTCTCGTTCAAGTGATCACAGGTTCCCTATTCTACTAAGGATTTGGTGGGCCTTCTACTTCCCAATGTCTTGTTCCTCTCTTGTTGTACATCTTGATTTGTATTGGAAACATTTATCCTTACCATTCCTTCTATGGATCTTCGATTCCATATCCATTATTTCTAGTTTGTTCTTTTGTTATACTGGGTTGTTTGGTAAAAGGAGTGATGATAAAGATCTTCATCTTTCAAAGCCTCTTTTAAAAAGTAGTTTCAGTCAAAGCAATGGTGATGACAGACCAGGATCAAGTGTCAGTGGAGAGAATGTATCTCCTTATGCAAATGCTAGTCTTCTAAATATGTTTACTTTTTCTTGGATAGGCCCTTTGCTTGCACTTGGGTATAAAAAAACTTTGAATCTTGAAGATATTCCTCAGCTAGCTACTTGTGAGAATGCCGATGTGGTCTTTGCCTATTTTGTAAATAAACTTGAATCTACTAGTAATGGCAATGACAATGGTGGTCAGGTAAGCACACTCAAGCTGGTGAAGGCATTGATTCTCTCATCATGGAAAGAAATTCTATGGACgactctattctccattataTGCACGTTAGCTTCGTATGTTGTACCAAGTCTTATTAACTCCTTTGTTAAGTATCTCAATAGCCCTCGGGAACTAAAATATAAAGGCTATGTGctagtgtttattttctttctttcgaaACTCATATGGTGCATTTCAGAGAGACATTTGTTCTTTCAATTGCGAAAGATGGCAGTTAAGATCCGTGCTGCCTTGTTCTCAATAATCTATAAAAAGGGCCTTAGGCTTTCAAGCCAATCAAAGCAAGGCCACACTAGTGGGGAGAACATTAATTTGATGAGTGTTGATGTTGAGAGGACTGCACTTTTCAGTTGGTACTTACACAATATATGGAGGGTGCCTGTTCAGATTGTTTTAGCATTATTGATTTTGTACAAGTATCTTGGGCTTGCTTCACTTGTAGCTGTTGTTGCTACAATGATTTTGATATTAGCAAATGTTCCACTGGGAAAACTACAGGAAAAATTTCAAGGGGAATTGATGGATTCGAAGGATCGACGAATGAAAGTGGCATCTGAGGCTCTAAGGAATATGAGGATTCTCAAGCTCCATGGCTGGGAGATGAAGTTTTTGGCTAAGATAACTGAGCTCAGGAACTTTGAAATAATATGGTTAAAGAGATTACTTTATTCATCAGCTATGATTGCCTTTGTCTACTTGTCTGCACCCATGTTTGTATccatggttacttttgggttcTGTATGCTTATGAGAATTCCTTTAGATTCGGGAAAGATTTTATCTGCACTTGCAACATTTGGGATATTGCAAAAGCCCATTTATAGTCTCCCAGACACCATATCCATGGTAGTTCAAACTAAAGTTTCCCTTGACAGGATAACATCATTTCTACGTCTTGATGATCTTAATCCGAATATAGTACAAAAGCTTCCAAGAGATGGTGCTAAGGTTGCAATTGAGATAGTCAAGGGGAATTTCTCTTGGGACCTTCATTCCTCTGATCTCACTTTAAAAGATCTTAATTTTCGAGTGTACCATGGTATGAGAGTCGCTATTTGTGGTTCTATTGGGTCAGGTAAGTCAAGCCTACTCTCATGTATATTGGGGGAAGTGCCAAAGGTATCTGGAACCATTAAGTTGAATGGAACGAAGGCCTATGTTTCACAATCACCTTGGATACAGAGTGGGAAGATAGTAGACAATATATTGTTTGGTAAGGAGATGGATAATGAAAGGTATGAAATGATCCTTGAAGCGTGTTCATTAAAGAAGGACCTAGAATTGTGTGCCTTTGGGGACCATACTAtaataggggagagagggatCAACCTGAGTGGTGGGCAAAAGCAAAGAATCCAAATTGCACGTGCTTTGTATCATGATGCTGATATCTATCTACTTGATGATCCTTTTAGCGCTGTGGATGCTCATACAGGAACTCATCTATTCAAGGTAGCTGCTCTTTTACCTcctaattttcttgatgaaattgGCTTAAAGATCTACATCTCATTGCTTATATCACAATTTTGTTCATCATAAACTGAGTCTGatataaaattatatctaaaaataatgaaatcaagGTCGTCTAATCAAAGAAGATCTACAAAAACACGATATTGAGTGATACATGTTCTTACATAAAACTGGCTTGATGATACTTATTgctatgaaaaataaattatattaatatatataattatttggATCTTTTTAGTAACTGGAAAATCTTTTTGAGTGCCTAAATATGTGAAcacatgattatttatttatttattattttttttttgtgacatGAGTGTTTGTTGAGAACTTTGGGTTCAAAAACAGTAATTTATGTTACCCACCAAATAGAATTTTTAGCTTCTGCCGATCTTATCCTGGTGAGAGTTGTCATTTTTAGTTCCAACTTCAAGTCCATCAACCTGGTTTGAAAGTGATTGTTTACTTTCTTTTGTTTGGTAGGTTATGAGAGATGGAAGGATTACTCAAGCAGGATAGTATGAAGAAATTCTTAGTTCAGGAACTGACTTTATGGAATTAGTAGGTGCACATGAGAAAGCTTTGGCAGATCTTAATTCTATCGACCGTGGGGCTGCTTTGAATAATTTAATTAACGATGAGAAAGATGCTAATATGTTTTGTAACAATAGGTCTAttcaagatgatgaagaaaaggAAGCTAAAAAATGCAAAACAAAAGAACTAGTTGGGCCAAATGGGCAGCTTGTccaggaagaagagagagaaaaaggcaAAGTTAGtttttcattctattggaaGTATGTTACTGCCGCATATAAAGGTGCTTTTGTACCGTTGATATTATTGACACAAATTTTTTATAATCTTTTTGAAATAGTTAGTAATTATTGGATGGTGTTGGCTACTCCCATTTCAGAGGATGTGCGACCTTATGTTAGAGGATCCACTCTAATATTTGTTTATATTGTATTGTTCATTGGAGCCTCATTGTGTGTATTTATAAGGTCTGTGCTCATTGTAACTGTTGGATACAAGACATCCACTCTTCTCTTCAACAAAATGCACAAATGCATTTTTCGTGCTCCCCTATCATTTTTTGATTCTACTCCCAGTGGAAGAATTTTAAATCGGGTTAGTAAATATGCATATTTACTATTGGGATCTAAGTGATCTTGTTGATCACCATAAAAGTtgatataattttaaatttaaaataaactCTATTTTTTATGCAGATATCCATTGATCAAAGTGCAGTTGATATCTCCATTCCACGACAAACTGAAGAACTTCTTATCTCTATCATAGGATTCTTGGGAACTGTTGCAGTAATGTCACAGATCGCATGGCAAATGTTAATAGTGTTTATTCCGATGACTGTGATATGCATCTGGTATCAGGTAATTCTATATCCACTTCCACTTTTCATgattaaaatttcaaaccaaGTCCAATCATATTTTCCCATTGTTACCAGGCTATAATACAAGTTGGTTCAATCTTTGTTTGATGAttgaattttaaatttcttttgttcACAACAGAATTGATTTAGTAGTTTGAGTGTAGAAGTGGAGATTTAAGTACTCATATTCATTTTGTATTTATAAAGACTGTacacttctttcttccttcGTCCACATCTCTGTTTCTGTACTAAGAAGCACATGGCCTATGCATTATGTTAGGCATGCAAAAACATTGCACTTACTCTAAGTACCTAGGTTGCTAAACTGCACATTCTTGTACCTTTGGTGATAGTGAATAGGTTCATATAATCCAACCCATCATtaaaaaatttagatttgaaaaaaaaaaaatatggacaCATGCATGCatctttaaaatttgaaattttttaaatacaaTTCAAAATTTGGTAagaaaaagagatagagagagagagagagagagagagagagagaaaacagatACCACAAAAGAAAACATATAAACAATATATACAATTTAGTCAACATCTATTAGCAAAAGTAAATAGTAACCATtcaaaagaaaacaattaaaagtaaataaaacaaaataaaattgtttcctttcattcatGATGATGTTGTTCCATCAACCATCTAAACGTAAGGAGCTAATATTCATTGtctctcattaaaaaaaaattatcatttatATATtcattaaacattttttttacatTGTGTCCctaatttccttttttatgaACCTTGACTTGTAGCGATACTATAGAGCTGCAGCACGAGAACTTTCACGACTGGCTGGAGTATGTCAGGCTCCCATTGTACAACATTTTGCTGAATCTAGTTTAGGTTCAACTACAATCAGGTGTTTTGATCAAGAAGAGAGGTTTATGGGTACAAACTTCAAGTTGGTGGATGGGTATTCCCGTCCCAAATTTCATATATCTGGTGCAATGGAGTGGTTATGCTTCCGCATGGATGTGTTAATGTCTATCACATATGtcgtttctttgattttcttgatcTCAGTGCCTAAAGGAGTACTTAGTCCTGGTAAAAAAGTGAACTTGACATCTTATATCATAATTTAAGGAAACCATGGTTGACTGCTCACATGAAAAGCATGAGTTTGAATttatattgttttcttttctctcttgaaGGTGTTTTGGGTTTGGCAGTTACATATGGGCTTGATCTCAGTATGTATGGGGTCGTATGGGATTTTAGCATACTTGAGAATAAAATCATTTCTGTCGAGAGAATACTACAGTATGCTTGCATCCCTAATGAACCCCCACTCTTGGTAGAAGAAAATAGGCCAGGTCATGAATGGCCATCACAAGGGAAAGTTGATTTTGTTGATCTGAAGGTAATTGTCAATGTGGATTCCTCAAGTCTTTATGATCCTTActtatttccttgttttgtGAAATAACTTTTTGAAGCCTAATGTTGTTAGGcaattctttctcttcttatggAATTTTGTTAAGCTTTATGATTTACTTATTTAATATGCATGTAGGTTCGATATGCCCCACATCTTCCTCTTGTCTTGCGAGGTCTCACATGCACTTTTCCAGGAGGGATGAAGATTGGCATCGTTGGACGAACGGGTAGTGGTAAATCAACTCTCATACATGCTCTTTTCCGCATGTTTGAACCTGTATCTGGTCAGATTTTGATAGATGGTATCGACATCTCCAAGATTGGTCTTCATGACTTGAGGTCAAAATTGAGCATCATCCCACAAGACCCAACAATGTTTGAGGGGACTCTAAGAAGCAACCTTGACCCACTTGAAGAGTACACTGATGAACAAATTTGggaggtgggatttttttttctcatttgatGAATAATATTAGTTACTTAGTCACAAAGATAGGATTGGCTTATCTCCTACTTACTGATTATTCACACACAAATCAAACACATCATAATTGACTGGTTGGGACATGTATCTCTATGAACTCCTTTCTTATGgtcgtcttcttcttattttttgtttagtttTATATCATTTCCATTAAGTTATTGAAATCATTTCATTAGATGCACTAGATACTCTTTAGGTCAAATTTGGCCTAAAAGATTATCTTATTTTGGAGCTTGGCTAGTAGACTATTTTTtctgcttttattttattttatttttcattttcactcAGCACCCCCTTACCTATTtatttcatcttttctttttcagctCGTTTAATAATCAATTCTTTGTCATCTTGAATTATTAAGCTAGGTGGTAAGCTGACATGGATTTTTTGTTGTCTTAGGCTTTAGATAAATGCCAACTTGGTGATGaagttagaaagaaagaaaggaagcttgATTCTGCAGGTTAGTTTCTTATCACATTCACTCTACCAAAATTCCAAACTTGTTCAACATCCATTTATCCATGCAAATTTATTATTGTATGATATATCTAAGTTGTAGTATACAACTCGACCTCTCAGCCCCAACCTCTCTTCGAACAATGAAGGAAGAAAtgttaaagaaaatcaaatcctaAATAGCTTACCCATTTTCATGTGGTGGATGTTGCAGTGACtgagaatggagagaattggaGCATGGGTCAAAGACAGTTAGTCTGTTTAGGGCGGGTATTACTCAAGAGGAGCAAAGTTTTAATACTTGATGAAGCTACTGCATCGGTAGATACTGCGACTgattatcaaattcaacaaacAATTAGTCAACACTTCTCAGGGTCTACTATCATCACAATAGCACATAGGATAACTACAATTCTTGATATCGACATGGTCATCCTCATGGATAATGGTTAGTAGCTACTAATTAGTACACCACAATCAAATGGGTTCCATCAAGTGCGGTAATACGTCTTCTCATCCTTTTTGAGTGCTTCACTAATCAAATTGAAATGCTTTCTTGTCTTAAGCAGGTCTTGTATTGGAATATGATTCCCCAGCTAAATTGCTACAAATCAAGTCCTCGTCATTTGCAAAACTTGTTAAGGAGTATACTCGAAGATGTAGTTAGTTTTTGAAAGGTTAAATAAGTGAGTTTTGAATGTTCAAAGTAAGTGGGCTGCATTAGATTGAGGTGCATTGCTATTTTGAGTATGGCAAAATCTTATTAGAAGATCGAGGCTACATGTAATCCTTTCAGTTGGCATTGGCATTGAGTTGAAGTGATGGGGgcagaaaagaacataagggggAGAATGAGACGTTTTATTTATGCATGTATATAAACCTTGAGAGAAGCTTTAGTATTCTAGCATTATCTTTAGATTGTCACAAATGTAAGACATGGCACATTGGAAGGACTGCAATTTTGTGGACTGAGTAGAGCCTCAGGTTCttactcacatgtcaagttgtagTTAAATTGGAGATGGTTGAATGGAAAATTAAATCTTTGCAAATCCactaaaaatgtaatttttaaaaaagaaatgggcAGGCGAAGATACAAGTGAATCTGTCAATAGTATATGCTTTATTCTAAGTCCAAATTTTGACATGTGGAACCATAGACCATTTTCTAAATATTCATATAGTTAAAATTTCCACATCAcccttccatgtggcaaaactagATGTTGATCTATAAATCCATTTCTAGAGTTAGccattcaagaattttttttttatataaagcttctaaaacaaaaaaattagattgTTGCTATATTAAGCTTAAGATCGAGATTTCCTGTGCCCTTAGTGAATTGGAATCCATTAACTGTGGGGCTTAAGATACACACAATGGGTATCGGGATTTGGGAGGGTGTTTCGGGATTATAGGATGGTGTCTGAACCTTCATGGGTTTAAGGAGAATTCTTTCACCAGGCTTATCTTTATTATTTATTGCAAAGATCTTTGTGATAATAATGGTGTTACTTTTTTATCCCTGGTTTATTATCAAACTTTGCTGTCATTAAATTTAAGAGCTTCTCCTCCtctcaaaattttccttcaatggTTATACATGTTGACATAGAAAGTCTCAAAATTGATTCCTAGAGTAGCAATTTGAATTGCTCTTAAAGCCAACCATATGGGAGGTTATCCTGACCTCAAAAAGCTACGGCTTAGTTTTTTCACAAAAAGTTGTCTTCTTAATATATAAAACATCTACTTTtgtatcgatttttttttttcatataatattTAACATCCCAATTTCTTTCTTGCATTAATGTGCAGTTACCTTTTTAAGTGGAATACTTGTTGAGTTTACAGCATTTTGGGTTATGTATGTCATACTTTATTGTTTCAGAGGATGGGTGCAAGGGTTATAGggaataattttatttatttatttatttatttattattattattattattattattattattttatgagtgGAGTTGGACATAGAGTTGAGATCTCTTGAAGAAGGGTAATGCCATTACCCAACCTCTACTGAAATTGATTGTTTGGATGAGAAAGTTACACTTCATATTAGCCATGTGGGAATAACATACTAGACTAAAACCTGGCAAATAAATGGATGATCGTGTGGAGATTAATTCAACAAAATTTAAGTTCTAACCGAGCTGCCTTGTTAGAGCAATAGCTTCCTCTATTGCCCAAATATCTGTCATGTGACAAATCAGGTGAAGCCCAAATTTTTGGGCAAGTAGAGATCAAGGTATCCAACTTAAATGTTAAGTTTAGGTAAATTGAATTTGATATCGTGCAAAAACGAAGGCTTTAAAAATGTTGAGTCCAGGTCTCTCCAATGCGGCATCTAGCGGTTGGGGAGGATCCAAACAAACACCCCAATGTGTCAAAAATTAATTCAGTAATATAATACCCTTTTACCTTATAAAGCAAATTGATTCAAACTAACTTGAGTTTTCAAactaaataccattttaccttATAATACAAATTGATTCAAACTAATTTGAGTTTTCAAACTAATTCAGTTATATAATACCATTTTACCTTACTTTCTCAGTACTCGTTTATTATATGTCTGATTTTTctctccttgatttttttttattatttatttattttatttttgcttgCCTACTATGGTTGAGCTTTACATGAAAACCTAGGtagataagaaaataagaattcCAGATATATGAGTATGACCTATAatttaagggtaattttggtatttaaatttTTGGGGCCTGAAGGGCAGCTGGAGGTTTGTTAAAATAAAAAGTGTTTCACTTTTTCGTATAGGAAATTGGGaaattacataatacatttagcCATTTAGGGTACTAAAAAAACTCccccactcttttttttttgctataaatTCAAACACCCCCTCCTCCATGCGGCATATCCAGCACATTCCATCAAAGGCACAACCCCAACTCAAATCATTCCCTATTCAGTTCCACCATGATTCTGTTGCTTGGATTTCTCATAGCAGCATACCTTAGTGTAAGAAAATTGAcatttttgtttccaatatccatcaattcaaatttttttttttttttttttcttattaatattTGTTACATTTTTCCCCGTAAAATTACAGGGTTCTCAAGCTGAAAATTCATTCTCACAATATTGGGGAAAGCATATTGGTCTTCCATACCCTCCACACTGGTTAGTTTTAAAGGCATCTCCATTAAGCCCCCATCAAGTAGCAATGTATATGAAACTCATGGAGGAAAATGAATTGGCTTCCCACTTGCATTCGTTCTGTAAGCAAGCTAATGTTGTTTGTTCTACAAATGCACTAGTGAAGAAGACAACGAACAACACAACATTGCCACCAATAGCCCAGTGGAATGCTGCAAAAGTGGAATACGAAAACATTCCGTATGAAACACCCTTATCAGTTGCCAGCCAAGGGGGATTGCCATATTTTCGAGAGTCAATGGTGAAAGAAGGAGGTTTCATGCATGTCCCTGATCTAAGGGACCCAATGTCATATAAATCGTTCTTGCCACGATCTCTAGCAtcaaaaattccattttccttttctcagATTGAAGAATTGAATAATCTTTTTGGTGTGGTGGATGAGTCAAAAATGGATGAGTATATTCAAGAAACCCTCAAGATATGTGACAAGAGACCCATTCGAGGTGACCAATGCACTTGTGCGACTTCGGCCGAGGATCTCATTGATTTTGTTGTTAAAAAATTAGGGCATCATGTATGCCTATGGAATACTGAGAGCATCGAAGGATCTTATGAGGATGTCACAATTGGAAGTGTGAAACTCATCCATGGAAACCTCTCAGAACCACCAGCCTTGTGTCATAGTCAACCATTCCCGTTTCAAGTATATTATTGTCATGTTTTACCGAAGGTAAAAGTATATGTAGTTGATATAAATGCTCGAAAGACAGTTAATCATGCAATTATGGCATGCCACTATGACACATCAACTTGGAATCCAAACCATCTTGCTTTTAAGTTGTTGGGTTTTGGCCCAGGCCTAATTGAAGTTTGTCATTGGATAAATGAGAATGGAGTGGTTTGGACAAAGAGACTACAGATTGAGTAGCATTTGAATATTTGATTATCTTTTAGTTCTCTTGTTTGTGTTACATGTTATTGCTTATGCTATTTAAAAGATAAATAATGACCTACTTTGGCTTGCTTattatgtatttcagtttggaatCCAAAATTTTCCCTCAACTTGACTTCCTCTGCCAGCCCATCAGCATGTGGCACCCATTAGTCACTAGTCGGACAATCTACTTCCCATTCACATGATTTGTAATCTTAGATCGGTATTAATGAATTTGTCTGAATTAgattggtattggttgagatTGATGATACACTAGCCTAATCCAAGGCAGTATATCATAATTAATTAAANNNNNNNNNNNNNNNNNNNNGATCAACCTtaggggtggggttggggttggggttgggggtgggggtgggggtggggagtaGGGATGAATGCAAAAGATATAT
This Macadamia integrifolia cultivar HAES 741 chromosome 10, SCU_Mint_v3, whole genome shotgun sequence DNA region includes the following protein-coding sequences:
- the LOC122091968 gene encoding ABC transporter C family member 3-like isoform X2; this encodes MDAKESKNDMNIGSFFPQYSTTIFLHGFSASSHLVFLLVLSIFWAYKRRTMATLENSKPLLKNTYFLYYRSTLVSCICLSCCDLLLFMLNSLSGYKRGWPDLKLFAQFDFAFRTLTWFVISAYLCIHFSRSSDHRFPILLRIWWAFYFPMSCSSLVVHLDLYWKHLSLPFLLWIFDSISIISSLFFCYTGLFGKRSDDKDLHLSKPLLKSSFSQSNGDDRPGSSVSGENVSPYANASLLNMFTFSWIGPLLALGYKKTLNLEDIPQLATCENADVVFAYFVNKLESTSNGNDNGGQVSTLKLVKALILSSWKEILWTTLFSIICTLASYVVPSLINSFVKYLNSPRELKYKGYVLVFIFFLSKLIWCISERHLFFQLRKMAVKIRAALFSIIYKKGLRLSSQSKQGHTSGENINLMSVDVERTALFSWYLHNIWRVPVQIVLALLILYKYLGLASLVAVVATMILILANVPLGKLQEKFQGELMDSKDRRMKVASEALRNMRILKLHGWEMKFLAKITELRNFEIIWLKRLLYSSAMIAFVYLSAPMFVSMVTFGFCMLMRIPLDSGKILSALATFGILQKPIYSLPDTISMVVQTKVSLDRITSFLRLDDLNPNIVQKLPRDGAKVAIEIVKGNFSWDLHSSDLTLKDLNFRVYHGMRVAICGSIGSGKSSLLSCILGEVPKVSGTIKLNGTKAYVSQSPWIQSGKIVDNILFGKEMDNERYEMILEACSLKKDLELCAFGDHTIIGERGINLSGGQKQRIQIARALYHDADIYLLDDPFSAVDAHTGTHLFKISIDQSAVDISIPRQTEELLISIIGFLGTVAVMSQIAWQMLIVFIPMTVICIWYQVRYAPHLPLVLRGLTCTFPGGMKIGIVGRTGSGKSTLIHALFRMFEPVSGQILIDGIDISKIGLHDLRSKLSIIPQDPTMFEGTLRSNLDPLEEYTDEQIWEALDKCQLGDEVRKKERKLDSAVTENGENWSMGQRQLVCLGRVLLKRSKVLILDEATASVDTATDYQIQQTISQHFSGSTIITIAHRITTILDIDMVILMDNGLVLEYDSPAKLLQIKSSSFAKLVKEYTRRCS
- the LOC122091968 gene encoding ABC transporter C family member 3-like isoform X1, which encodes MDAKESKNDMNIGSFFPQYSTTIFLHGFSASSHLVFLLVLSIFWAYKRRTMATLENSKPLLKNTYFLYYRSTLVSCICLSCCDLLLFMLNSLSGYKRGWPDLKLFAQFDFAFRTLTWFVISAYLCIHFSRSSDHRFPILLRIWWAFYFPMSCSSLVVHLDLYWKHLSLPFLLWIFDSISIISSLFFCYTGLFGKRSDDKDLHLSKPLLKSSFSQSNGDDRPGSSVSGENVSPYANASLLNMFTFSWIGPLLALGYKKTLNLEDIPQLATCENADVVFAYFVNKLESTSNGNDNGGQVSTLKLVKALILSSWKEILWTTLFSIICTLASYVVPSLINSFVKYLNSPRELKYKGYVLVFIFFLSKLIWCISERHLFFQLRKMAVKIRAALFSIIYKKGLRLSSQSKQGHTSGENINLMSVDVERTALFSWYLHNIWRVPVQIVLALLILYKYLGLASLVAVVATMILILANVPLGKLQEKFQGELMDSKDRRMKVASEALRNMRILKLHGWEMKFLAKITELRNFEIIWLKRLLYSSAMIAFVYLSAPMFVSMVTFGFCMLMRIPLDSGKILSALATFGILQKPIYSLPDTISMVVQTKVSLDRITSFLRLDDLNPNIVQKLPRDGAKVAIEIVKGNFSWDLHSSDLTLKDLNFRVYHGMRVAICGSIGSGKSSLLSCILGEVPKVSGTIKLNGTKAYVSQSPWIQSGKIVDNILFGKEMDNERYEMILEACSLKKDLELCAFGDHTIIGERGINLSGGQKQRIQIARALYHDADIYLLDDPFSAVDAHTGTHLFKISIDQSAVDISIPRQTEELLISIIGFLGTVAVMSQIAWQMLIVFIPMTVICIWYQRYYRAAARELSRLAGVCQAPIVQHFAESSLGSTTIRCFDQEERFMGTNFKLVDGYSRPKFHISGAMEWLCFRMDVLMSITYVVSLIFLISVPKGVLSPGVLGLAVTYGLDLSMYGVVWDFSILENKIISVERILQYACIPNEPPLLVEENRPGHEWPSQGKVDFVDLKVRYAPHLPLVLRGLTCTFPGGMKIGIVGRTGSGKSTLIHALFRMFEPVSGQILIDGIDISKIGLHDLRSKLSIIPQDPTMFEGTLRSNLDPLEEYTDEQIWEALDKCQLGDEVRKKERKLDSAVTENGENWSMGQRQLVCLGRVLLKRSKVLILDEATASVDTATDYQIQQTISQHFSGSTIITIAHRITTILDIDMVILMDNGLVLEYDSPAKLLQIKSSSFAKLVKEYTRRCS
- the LOC122090556 gene encoding polygalacturonase non-catalytic subunit AroGP3-like; this translates as MILLLGFLIAAYLSGSQAENSFSQYWGKHIGLPYPPHWLVLKASPLSPHQVAMYMKLMEENELASHLHSFCKQANVVCSTNALVKKTTNNTTLPPIAQWNAAKVEYENIPYETPLSVASQGGLPYFRESMVKEGGFMHVPDLRDPMSYKSFLPRSLASKIPFSFSQIEELNNLFGVVDESKMDEYIQETLKICDKRPIRGDQCTCATSAEDLIDFVVKKLGHHVCLWNTESIEGSYEDVTIGSVKLIHGNLSEPPALCHSQPFPFQVYYCHVLPKVKVYVVDINARKTVNHAIMACHYDTSTWNPNHLAFKLLGFGPGLIEVCHWINENGVVWTKRLQIE